The Flavobacterium faecale genome has a segment encoding these proteins:
- a CDS encoding IS4 family transposase codes for MYRFLQNERVNEDDIIMNLASNCKKACKGKYVICIQDTTEINLSSHSRRINKDDFIGTTNAKNSQGLGFFIHPSLVLDAENGTPYGYAAIKVWNRPLKFTSKFERGYSKLPIEEKESYKWLEVSKNTQASLKDIVPAMVIVQDREGDIYEQFATIPNATTELLVRARTDRKLKDKTSLFSTLQPEPAQESYQIEVDSCANTKRKKRTATIEIRYKEVELNRPTNASKAIASSLKLFFIEASETGYTGKDKICWRLLTTMNVENVEIAKNCIEWYS; via the coding sequence ATGTATCGTTTTTTACAAAATGAGCGAGTAAATGAAGATGATATAATTATGAATTTAGCATCAAATTGCAAAAAAGCCTGTAAAGGTAAATATGTTATTTGTATACAAGATACTACCGAAATAAATTTGAGTAGTCATAGCAGGAGGATAAACAAGGACGATTTCATTGGAACCACCAATGCAAAAAACAGTCAAGGTTTAGGATTTTTTATTCATCCGAGTTTAGTTTTAGATGCTGAGAACGGGACTCCTTATGGATATGCAGCAATAAAAGTGTGGAATAGGCCCTTGAAATTTACTTCTAAGTTTGAAAGGGGATACAGTAAACTACCAATTGAAGAAAAAGAATCTTACAAATGGCTTGAGGTGTCTAAAAATACTCAAGCTTCCTTAAAAGATATTGTACCGGCGATGGTAATAGTACAAGATAGAGAAGGTGATATTTACGAGCAGTTTGCTACAATTCCCAATGCAACTACTGAACTTTTAGTAAGGGCAAGAACAGATAGAAAATTAAAAGACAAGACCAGTTTATTTAGTACCCTACAGCCTGAGCCAGCACAAGAATCTTATCAGATTGAAGTTGATTCTTGCGCTAATACTAAAAGAAAAAAACGAACAGCTACTATTGAAATTAGGTATAAAGAAGTTGAATTAAACAGACCTACAAATGCAAGTAAAGCAATAGCTTCAAGTTTAAAATTATTCTTTATTGAAGCTTCTGAAACAGGATATACTGGCAAGGATAAAATATGTTGGAGGCTACTAACCACGATGAATGTCGAAAATGTTGAAATTGCAAAAAACTGCATAGAGTGGTATAGTTAG
- a CDS encoding peptidase M61, which translates to MKKVLITLSLAAFMMSCKSTMVSKSSPKEVQVGINLVDIKDDKVMVTVTPPKITKEEIVFSLPKIVPGTYSIDNYGRYIDNLKAFDKKGNPLTVTKMDENSWSIKNATSLDKVTYLVNDTFDTEKGTEFGSGDIFSPAGSNILANKNIVLNTHCFVGYFDTLMETPYKVQITHPAQLKGATSMIDTDASDTADTFTSSKYSELVENPIMYSKPNSTFFTIDDMDIEIAVYSPTGKITAESITPDMKTMMTAQKKFLGNINSTKKYTILLYLSDMEAKDAKGFGALEHPTATTVVFPELIPADELAKQMKDVVSHEFFHIVTPLTIHSKEIQYFDYNAPKMSKHLWMYEGSTEYFANLFQINQGLIPEQEFFTRIQEKIDRAKTLNDTMPFTTMSANVLESPYKEQYLNVYEKGTLISMCLDIIIREKSEGKHGILDLMKKLSQEYGIQKPFNDDELFAKITELTYPEVGAFLEKYVAGPTPIPYQEYLSKVGVSEGEEQQAAPVFIKGQTPYIVVMPNTKDIIVSPYMEPNDFFSSLKLKANDQIVSINNKNYSSDNIYELITESEKWKENDAITVKIKRDGKEQIINGTVKLPYETVATLKVSDTTKEALKNSWLKG; encoded by the coding sequence ATGAAAAAAGTTTTAATTACCCTATCACTTGCAGCATTTATGATGAGCTGTAAGTCTACAATGGTCAGCAAATCAAGTCCAAAAGAAGTTCAAGTTGGCATCAATCTAGTTGACATCAAGGATGACAAAGTAATGGTTACCGTTACACCTCCAAAAATCACAAAAGAAGAAATTGTTTTTAGCCTACCAAAAATTGTCCCTGGTACCTACTCTATCGACAATTATGGAAGGTATATTGACAACCTTAAAGCATTCGATAAAAAAGGAAACCCTTTGACGGTTACCAAAATGGACGAAAATAGCTGGTCAATTAAAAATGCAACTTCACTTGACAAGGTTACCTACCTTGTAAATGATACTTTTGATACTGAAAAAGGAACTGAATTTGGATCAGGTGATATATTTTCTCCTGCAGGATCCAATATTTTGGCAAACAAAAATATCGTTTTGAACACCCATTGTTTCGTAGGTTATTTTGATACTTTGATGGAGACGCCATACAAAGTACAAATTACGCATCCCGCACAACTGAAGGGCGCTACCTCAATGATTGATACAGATGCAAGTGATACTGCAGATACATTTACTTCATCAAAATATTCAGAATTGGTAGAAAATCCAATTATGTATAGCAAGCCGAATTCGACTTTCTTCACCATAGATGATATGGATATCGAAATTGCAGTCTACTCTCCAACTGGAAAAATCACGGCAGAAAGTATCACTCCTGATATGAAAACCATGATGACTGCCCAAAAGAAATTTTTAGGTAACATCAATTCGACCAAAAAATATACTATTTTATTGTATTTATCCGATATGGAAGCGAAAGATGCTAAAGGATTTGGTGCCCTAGAACATCCTACTGCAACAACTGTTGTATTCCCAGAACTAATCCCTGCGGACGAATTGGCAAAACAAATGAAGGATGTAGTATCACATGAATTCTTTCATATTGTAACACCATTAACTATTCATTCGAAAGAGATTCAGTATTTTGATTACAATGCACCAAAGATGTCTAAACATTTATGGATGTATGAAGGTAGCACAGAATATTTTGCCAACTTATTCCAAATCAACCAAGGATTAATTCCTGAGCAAGAATTCTTCACGCGTATCCAAGAAAAAATTGACAGAGCAAAGACTTTAAACGACACCATGCCATTCACGACCATGAGTGCCAATGTTCTTGAAAGCCCGTACAAAGAACAGTACCTCAATGTCTATGAAAAAGGAACATTAATCTCTATGTGTTTAGATATTATCATCCGTGAAAAAAGTGAAGGTAAACATGGGATTTTAGATTTAATGAAAAAATTATCTCAAGAATATGGTATTCAAAAACCATTTAATGATGATGAATTGTTTGCAAAAATAACTGAATTGACTTATCCAGAAGTTGGGGCTTTTCTAGAAAAGTATGTTGCAGGACCAACACCAATTCCGTATCAAGAGTATTTATCGAAAGTAGGAGTGTCTGAAGGAGAAGAACAACAAGCTGCTCCTGTTTTTATCAAAGGACAAACTCCATACATCGTTGTAATGCCAAACACTAAGGATATTATTGTTTCACCATACATGGAGCCAAATGATTTTTTTAGCTCCTTGAAACTGAAAGCAAACGACCAAATAGTAAGCATTAACAATAAAAACTATTCATCGGACAATATTTATGAGCTAATCACAGAAAGTGAAAAATGGAAAGAAAATGATGCTATTACTGTTAAAATAAAAAGAGATGGTAAGGAACAAATTATCAACGGAACTGTAAAATTACCTTACGAAACTGTTGCAACTTTAAAAGTTAGCGATACTACCAAAGAAGCATTAAAAAATAGTTGGTTAAAAGGATAA
- a CDS encoding MFS transporter, producing the protein MDNQGIFKSWVPNWVAIMVLFICLLHSMILLGVYSSNVTYAASFLDIEAEDLQFAMSVTYGTLLATILIESRFSSFFPTKNYLMAVFSLLAMTIVVSAYVSNFFFFLFLRIFEGILMALPVITIRQLLIERFKSKNAIIIGFSFYYGSLLLATPFIMNIAVWFLDRYDWKYMLYVSGMLHVLNVSLIMLTFKGHRITKKIPLYQINWASYFLVLTSIISGAYFFVYAEKKYWFESSQLITALIVCMVTGGLFMFKELSVKRPSFDFDVWKYANLRIGFLLFFLFYISRATLGLCHAAMFSIWNWDPARVAEVQFINGFGNIIGLVLASLLLMRSVAVKLIFMVGFTLLAIFHFWFTFLFVADVSLADIIIPYTLQGIGVGLLFVPLILYTTSSVPTKLAVSSGIVGVAGRFWGSTIGFCIIQNAVVFLNKKHFFKLSQFVTPENTTAQETIMKSSQSFVSKGYTVDDANELALKRIFSTVTKQATLLSDMEIFTAMGYALVVLIVLMGFNQHLKQNFNLFKSKVWIS; encoded by the coding sequence ATGGATAATCAAGGTATTTTTAAATCATGGGTTCCAAATTGGGTGGCAATTATGGTTTTATTCATTTGTTTGTTACATTCTATGATCTTACTAGGTGTGTACAGTTCGAATGTTACGTATGCGGCTAGTTTTTTGGACATTGAAGCAGAAGATTTGCAGTTTGCCATGTCTGTTACCTATGGTACATTGCTAGCTACAATTTTAATCGAAAGCCGATTTTCAAGTTTTTTTCCGACCAAGAATTACTTGATGGCTGTATTTTCGCTGTTAGCAATGACAATCGTTGTCTCGGCTTATGTATCGAATTTTTTCTTTTTTCTCTTTTTGCGAATTTTCGAAGGAATTTTGATGGCCTTGCCCGTAATTACTATTCGACAGTTATTGATAGAGCGATTTAAGTCAAAAAATGCTATAATAATTGGATTCTCTTTCTATTACGGTTCACTACTTTTGGCGACTCCATTTATTATGAATATTGCTGTCTGGTTTTTGGATCGTTACGATTGGAAATATATGCTGTACGTTTCAGGAATGTTGCATGTTTTGAACGTTTCCCTGATCATGTTAACCTTTAAAGGCCATCGAATTACTAAAAAAATTCCGTTGTATCAAATCAATTGGGCAAGTTATTTTTTGGTACTTACTTCTATCATATCAGGGGCTTATTTTTTTGTATATGCAGAAAAGAAATATTGGTTCGAATCGTCACAATTAATAACCGCTCTGATTGTTTGTATGGTAACGGGTGGCTTGTTTATGTTTAAAGAATTATCAGTCAAACGACCTAGTTTCGATTTTGATGTTTGGAAATATGCCAACCTTCGAATTGGATTTTTATTGTTTTTTCTATTTTATATTAGTAGAGCAACCTTAGGACTTTGTCATGCAGCTATGTTTTCTATTTGGAACTGGGATCCGGCACGTGTTGCAGAGGTACAATTTATCAATGGCTTTGGGAATATTATTGGACTAGTCTTAGCGTCTTTACTCTTAATGCGTTCAGTTGCTGTCAAATTAATCTTTATGGTTGGTTTTACACTCTTAGCAATCTTTCATTTTTGGTTCACTTTCTTATTTGTAGCCGATGTATCGCTAGCCGATATTATAATTCCGTATACGTTACAAGGTATTGGGGTAGGTTTGTTATTTGTACCATTGATTTTGTACACTACCTCTTCTGTACCCACTAAACTTGCGGTATCATCAGGAATTGTGGGCGTGGCAGGACGATTTTGGGGTAGTACAATAGGTTTTTGTATTATTCAGAATGCGGTTGTCTTCTTGAATAAGAAACATTTTTTCAAACTAAGCCAATTTGTAACTCCAGAAAATACTACTGCACAAGAGACCATTATGAAGAGTTCTCAAAGTTTTGTATCGAAAGGATATACCGTTGATGATGCGAATGAACTAGCGTTAAAACGAATTTTTAGTACGGTAACTAAACAGGCCACTTTACTGTCTGATATGGAGATATTTACCGCAATGGGATATGCATTGGTTGTGCTAATTGTACTCATGGGATTCAATCAGCATTTAAAACAGAATTTTAATTTGTTTAAAAGTAAGGTATGGATTAGCTGA
- a CDS encoding EamA family transporter, translated as MFKNTLIKGVLLVGFGSMSYGVLATFVKMAYHEGYSTAEVTTSQFIIGLIGLLLINGFQRIRNKEKALQATKKNIFQLMLAGTSMGFTTIFYYLSVKYIPVSIGIVLLMQTVWMSVILEAILNKEFPSVKKIVSVAIVLVGTLLATNLLSTSTSINWIGIGFGLLAAASFTTTMFTANSIAVSLSTPQRSLYMLMGGAIVVFTFLAYTQTGTFHLAVFAKWGLVLALFGTIIPPILMNAGFPITGIGLGSIISAIELPTSVLMAYFLLNESIIGTQWLGIALILFAIIIINIPKKTDF; from the coding sequence ATGTTCAAAAACACTTTAATTAAGGGGGTTCTCTTAGTTGGCTTTGGCTCTATGAGTTACGGCGTACTTGCTACTTTTGTCAAAATGGCGTACCATGAAGGATATTCTACAGCCGAGGTAACGACCTCACAATTCATCATCGGACTGATCGGATTGCTTCTAATCAATGGATTTCAAAGAATTCGAAATAAAGAAAAGGCACTTCAAGCTACCAAAAAGAATATCTTCCAGCTTATGTTAGCAGGAACTTCAATGGGGTTTACCACGATCTTTTATTATTTGTCCGTAAAATACATTCCGGTTTCCATTGGAATTGTTTTACTAATGCAAACGGTATGGATGAGTGTCATTCTCGAAGCTATTTTGAACAAAGAGTTTCCTTCAGTCAAGAAAATAGTTTCTGTTGCCATTGTGTTAGTCGGTACATTATTAGCTACCAATCTATTATCAACTTCTACGTCTATAAATTGGATCGGTATTGGATTTGGATTGTTAGCAGCAGCTTCCTTCACCACCACAATGTTTACGGCCAACAGTATCGCCGTTTCATTATCTACGCCACAACGTAGTTTGTACATGCTCATGGGTGGAGCAATTGTTGTTTTTACCTTTTTGGCCTATACGCAAACGGGAACTTTTCATCTTGCTGTTTTTGCAAAATGGGGACTTGTTTTGGCATTGTTTGGTACAATCATTCCTCCTATTTTAATGAATGCTGGATTTCCTATTACGGGAATAGGATTAGGAAGTATTATCTCTGCAATTGAGTTGCCAACTTCTGTTTTGATGGCCTATTTTCTTTTAAATGAAAGTATTATAGGAACACAGTGGCTCGGAATAGCACTAATTCTGTTTGCAATTATTATAATCAACATACCTAAAAAGACTGATTTTTAA
- a CDS encoding HlyD family secretion protein, which translates to MDEKKKRANRYFHIFVRLVAGSLVVGGIVMGIWFYVYDSSHEDTNDAQVEQYVTPIMSRITGYVAEVRYEENQFVHKGDTLVVFDDREFRAKYDLSLAEVQNARENTIVAMKNVRTSEGNSAISEAQLLAAKTTVWKSKLEFDRYQSLVNEDAATVQQLEKVKADYEVSLAHFQEMKDRIHLVNLSSAQAAANVPSTHSMIASKEALVDNAKLFLSYTIITAPYDGWVGKRTTQPGQLIKEGQTLVSIVSKEKWITANFKETQLQYLKVGQEVKIIADADDDRAYKGIISSLSPASGARFSLLPPDNATGNFVKIEQRIPVKIKIDEDMAAVEFLRAGMNITVKAEH; encoded by the coding sequence ATGGACGAAAAGAAAAAAAGAGCTAATAGATATTTTCACATTTTTGTTAGGTTAGTTGCTGGCTCTTTGGTAGTCGGTGGTATTGTGATGGGGATTTGGTTTTATGTTTATGATAGTTCACACGAGGACACAAATGATGCGCAGGTGGAACAGTATGTTACGCCCATAATGTCGCGTATCACTGGATATGTTGCGGAGGTGCGTTACGAAGAAAATCAATTTGTTCATAAAGGAGATACCCTAGTTGTTTTTGATGATCGTGAATTTAGAGCGAAATACGATCTTAGTTTAGCCGAGGTTCAAAATGCACGAGAAAATACTATTGTTGCGATGAAAAATGTACGCACTAGTGAAGGAAATTCTGCTATAAGTGAAGCACAATTGCTCGCTGCTAAAACTACAGTTTGGAAATCTAAATTGGAATTTGACCGTTATCAATCTTTAGTAAACGAAGATGCCGCAACTGTACAACAGTTAGAAAAGGTTAAAGCAGATTATGAGGTTTCATTAGCACATTTTCAAGAAATGAAGGACCGAATCCATTTGGTAAATTTAAGCAGCGCACAAGCAGCGGCAAATGTACCATCGACTCATAGCATGATAGCCTCAAAAGAAGCCTTGGTTGATAATGCAAAATTATTTTTATCGTACACTATAATTACTGCACCGTATGATGGTTGGGTTGGGAAAAGAACCACGCAACCAGGCCAATTGATTAAAGAGGGTCAAACGCTAGTCTCTATTGTAAGTAAAGAAAAATGGATTACAGCCAATTTTAAAGAAACTCAACTACAGTATTTAAAAGTTGGTCAAGAAGTAAAAATTATTGCAGATGCAGATGACGATAGAGCGTATAAGGGCATAATTAGTTCCTTGTCGCCTGCAAGTGGAGCTCGTTTTTCGTTGCTTCCTCCAGACAATGCTACAGGGAATTTTGTTAAGATTGAACAACGTATTCCTGTGAAAATTAAAATCGATGAAGATATGGCTGCGGTCGAGTTTTTGAGAGCGGGTATGAATATTACGGTTAAGGCCGAACATTAA
- a CDS encoding DUF4369 domain-containing protein, whose protein sequence is MKNIILTIAAVLALASCDKKETAGNLHINGDIKGLKKGTLYIQRFQDNKYVSLDTITMDGQSTFQADLTIDSPEMLYLKLDRGTTNSLDNTILFFAEPGTISIQTNLDNYLSDAKITGSKNQELYEEYKALASKMNDQHLELLETKFYATKFQQASRIDSINKKMEQNTKRKYLYTANFAVNHKDAAVTPYIVLTEIPDINMKYLDTIQSVMTPEVAKTLYGKQLNTMISEIKKQSK, encoded by the coding sequence ATGAAAAATATAATTCTTACCATTGCAGCAGTTTTAGCACTTGCGTCATGCGATAAAAAAGAGACAGCGGGAAACTTGCACATTAATGGTGACATCAAAGGTTTAAAAAAAGGAACATTGTATATTCAACGATTCCAAGATAATAAATATGTATCTCTTGATACCATCACCATGGACGGACAATCCACTTTTCAAGCGGATCTAACTATTGATTCTCCTGAAATGTTATACCTTAAATTGGATCGTGGTACAACAAACTCATTGGACAACACCATTTTATTTTTTGCAGAACCTGGCACCATTTCGATTCAAACCAACCTTGATAACTATTTATCAGACGCAAAAATTACTGGATCAAAAAATCAGGAATTATACGAAGAGTACAAAGCTTTAGCTTCAAAAATGAATGATCAACATTTAGAATTATTAGAGACTAAATTTTACGCAACCAAATTTCAGCAAGCGAGCAGAATTGATAGTATCAATAAAAAAATGGAACAAAACACCAAAAGAAAGTATTTATATACTGCCAATTTTGCTGTTAATCATAAGGATGCTGCCGTAACTCCCTATATTGTATTGACTGAAATTCCAGATATCAACATGAAATATCTAGATACAATTCAAAGCGTGATGACACCAGAAGTTGCAAAAACTTTGTACGGAAAACAATTAAATACTATGATTAGCGAAATCAAAAAACAATCAAAATAG
- a CDS encoding TolC family protein, which produces MEKLSLYDALQVASKQNRSILKSKLEIGIKEDYVADVKKQRLPDVAINGIYSRTTSLTEYKGAFLSDRVVTHLKPEIYSLSTVIKSPIYVGGKINNAIDIAKIATEIAAVEKERVESDVQLEVIATYYGIYKMLKLHGIFLENIKEAKTRLKEIRSFQSHGTVTKNEVIRAELLLSDRELSVMTNSKNIEIAMHNFKTILQLPEESEFVIDTSAIDFDLKLKDPYSNYFLKALSNEDIRMSDGFSKIRKLELKNSRGNYYPSIYFFGNYNLRYPNYMFFPPDPYLYSIGQVGIELNYNLSSLFKNTTKVHIAEKEVALQKMNTEILKEKVGDELFKDHVQYQEILDKSNVVDKALDLATENYRIVKLKYLNQLVLSTEMVDADNELLMAKYNKISNRIDAMVKYYEMLHTAGILGTAFENK; this is translated from the coding sequence GTGGAAAAACTTTCCTTGTATGACGCTTTGCAGGTGGCTAGCAAACAGAATCGGTCCATTCTAAAATCTAAGTTAGAAATTGGTATCAAAGAAGATTATGTTGCAGATGTTAAAAAGCAACGTTTACCTGACGTAGCCATCAATGGGATATATTCTAGGACTACAAGTTTGACCGAATATAAAGGTGCCTTTTTAAGTGATAGAGTTGTTACGCATCTTAAACCTGAAATTTATTCGTTGAGTACCGTTATTAAATCACCTATTTATGTTGGTGGAAAAATAAATAATGCTATTGATATAGCTAAAATAGCTACTGAAATAGCTGCTGTAGAAAAGGAACGAGTGGAGAGCGATGTACAGTTAGAAGTTATTGCTACTTACTACGGAATTTATAAAATGCTTAAACTACACGGTATTTTCTTGGAGAATATTAAAGAGGCTAAAACGCGTTTGAAAGAGATTCGTTCTTTTCAAAGCCATGGAACAGTTACCAAAAATGAAGTTATTCGAGCTGAATTATTACTATCTGATCGAGAGTTGAGTGTTATGACTAATTCCAAAAATATTGAAATAGCCATGCACAATTTTAAAACCATTCTGCAGTTGCCTGAAGAATCAGAATTTGTGATCGACACAAGTGCGATAGATTTCGATTTAAAATTAAAAGATCCTTATTCTAACTATTTCTTAAAGGCACTTAGTAACGAAGATATCAGGATGTCTGATGGGTTTTCTAAAATTAGGAAACTGGAATTAAAAAATAGCCGTGGAAATTATTATCCGAGTATCTATTTCTTTGGAAATTATAATTTGAGGTATCCTAATTATATGTTTTTTCCGCCAGATCCATATTTGTACAGTATAGGACAAGTGGGTATAGAGCTGAATTATAATCTTTCTAGTTTGTTTAAGAATACTACTAAAGTGCATATTGCAGAGAAAGAAGTTGCACTGCAGAAAATGAATACTGAAATTTTAAAGGAAAAGGTAGGGGATGAATTGTTTAAAGATCATGTTCAATATCAAGAAATTTTGGATAAATCCAATGTTGTTGATAAAGCATTGGATTTGGCTACTGAAAATTATCGGATTGTAAAACTGAAATATTTAAATCAATTGGTTTTAAGTACAGAGATGGTAGATGCGGATAATGAATTGTTGATGGCTAAGTATAATAAAATATCGAATCGCATTGATGCAATGGTTAAGTATTATGAGATGTTGCATACGGCCGGTATTTTAGGAACAGCATTCGAAAACAAATAA
- a CDS encoding IS4 family transposase, translating into MEVVIKLFLMRFAYAEPELEISSKSCFTEEEEEFLEHQIEQLEGKTEKQKNPYKQKDLKRYVWVIARLGGWKGYESKRHPGITTLWIGLKYFKAAMEGWTISRNVSTR; encoded by the coding sequence ATGGAAGTAGTTATAAAGCTGTTTTTGATGCGTTTTGCATATGCTGAGCCAGAATTAGAAATAAGTTCTAAAAGTTGTTTTACAGAAGAGGAAGAAGAGTTTTTAGAACATCAAATAGAGCAATTAGAAGGTAAAACAGAGAAGCAGAAAAACCCATATAAACAAAAAGATTTAAAACGATACGTATGGGTCATTGCTAGACTTGGTGGTTGGAAGGGCTATGAAAGCAAAAGACATCCAGGCATTACAACATTATGGATTGGTCTAAAATATTTTAAAGCTGCAATGGAAGGATGGACAATAAGTAGAAATGTGTCCACACGATAG
- a CDS encoding AraC family transcriptional regulator, producing MEDALPHTDKYYITKVDADPSSIYCHHDLMGELFVPTHKHLKAQMLYTEGDVVFVTTAAKSYFLPARHFFWLPAGVEHSIHPKSENVMIRNLYFPVLNGEDVFYSKEGIYPLNDLLLQMMLFTNRWNGDLLVGSPNYSIANAIKAILPQICTNKLPLELPVPKDYRLSSVVQYIDEHIGETLMFPVLASMFGFSERSLLRLFQKDIGMSFIQYYKMKRILKAIELLLEKKLTVKEIAEEVGYNSVPTFSNTFFSVLGQRPSDYLNGENILESI from the coding sequence ATGGAAGATGCATTACCTCATACTGATAAGTACTATATAACGAAGGTGGACGCTGACCCCAGCAGTATTTATTGTCATCATGATTTGATGGGGGAACTTTTTGTCCCTACGCATAAGCATTTGAAAGCGCAAATGTTATATACAGAAGGGGATGTTGTTTTTGTGACTACGGCTGCCAAATCGTATTTTCTACCTGCAAGGCACTTTTTTTGGTTACCTGCGGGAGTGGAGCATAGTATTCATCCTAAATCTGAAAATGTAATGATACGCAATTTGTATTTTCCGGTTTTAAATGGTGAAGATGTATTTTATAGTAAGGAAGGGATTTATCCGCTTAATGATTTGCTGTTACAAATGATGTTATTTACAAATCGTTGGAATGGCGATTTGCTGGTCGGTTCACCTAATTATTCTATTGCTAACGCGATTAAGGCTATTCTTCCTCAAATATGTACCAATAAACTTCCGTTAGAACTTCCTGTGCCAAAAGATTATCGTCTTTCATCTGTTGTTCAATACATTGATGAGCACATAGGTGAGACTTTAATGTTTCCGGTTTTGGCGTCGATGTTTGGTTTTAGTGAACGTTCTTTATTGCGTTTGTTTCAAAAAGATATTGGAATGTCCTTTATTCAGTATTATAAAATGAAACGTATTTTGAAAGCAATTGAATTGTTGCTAGAAAAAAAGTTAACTGTAAAAGAAATAGCAGAGGAAGTTGGGTATAATAGTGTTCCCACCTTCAGTAACACCTTTTTTTCTGTTTTAGGACAGCGACCATCAGATTATCTAAATGGTGAAAATATTTTGGAAAGTATTTAG
- a CDS encoding DUF2805 domain-containing protein, with product MKKSSRKELNWEQTEKLVTLALEEKNPFEIIKKEFGLEEKEVLEIMKKKMPLEKFEMWKKKATATKPKPKPFKVDDFDEDLDGKYYIKNKFD from the coding sequence ATGAAAAAGAGTAGTCGTAAAGAACTGAACTGGGAACAAACAGAAAAACTTGTTACATTAGCACTTGAAGAAAAAAATCCTTTCGAAATTATTAAAAAGGAATTTGGACTAGAAGAGAAAGAGGTTTTGGAAATCATGAAGAAAAAGATGCCTCTTGAAAAATTTGAAATGTGGAAGAAAAAAGCAACTGCAACTAAACCAAAACCAAAGCCATTCAAAGTAGATGATTTTGATGAAGACTTGGATGGTAAATATTATATAAAAAATAAGTTTGATTAA